One genomic region from Terriglobus aquaticus encodes:
- a CDS encoding carboxypeptidase-like regulatory domain-containing protein — MSCLWPRSCAAGIVAVAAAAVLFAPAGARSQALTTGAVGGVLRDAAGVALPGVRLTMRLGRLPERTVETDALGEFRIDDLQPGEYEIRCERDGFASLRVPLVRVAAGQAVRLALTMVVGSAQSLTVRASEAERPSLVDSPLNASLLPQELIALPIDGRRFQDFALLTPLTNLGDDSGAFAVNPSGGSSMSGDRGEDATGTILDTDTGDSSAETVQTTTRSSDPSQASFTLDGFTANRSYDGAPRGGAAIPFNVPLEAVREFQVRSIGEGSPLGRDAAGSVNAVTRRAGEDLHGSAFFLLRHSAADATDPFAIATHYNGGAPFSEIVKPRDQREQFGGSIGSRLPHTANRVYAFGAAEGQLRSFPGISSPDNPAFYTLTAVQTALLANRGVTAAETARGLGFLDSLTGEVPRRSSTLALTPRLDIVTSPKSSLLLTYTGARHDAPSGARGGAVVAQSRDNFSTLHIAADTLRATESVGLGARWVVETGMAISRDATTVTEAPTLAAEPQTGPAGSVPQVSIDLGNATSGGAFRFGLPVAAEKRRLPNEDRAEAEVSVTFSGRAHSVTLQAAGSLIDTAVDTGAATTGAYQYGSRSTGGRAGGLVDFLTDFTYSATSYPNGGCPSIYATTHLFCFQSFTQGFGAGTSVRFHTGEGSAGVHDVWRLTPRLHVTLGARYEYFRMPLPQHANVALDTVFGNLGQTGFLPGDPGNLAPRLGIAYGLHDRTVVRVGYGLHFGRATGRLLQQVLTNTAQAASVYNLRVTPTTEIEPACSSAGTNFGYPATYTCGSTGLPAKTSAATVLSRRFQLPTVEDGEVTVERQISHGIVVSVSYAAALSHELPNSTDVNLAPSLSAGKFAIQRTDAVTTPGLQNGATFVVPVYTSRISPDFGPVTLVRSNGNAAYQAGVVQVSRVAARGLTVRGAYTFSKSLDNLRVTGSAVDTDAQFDPVDPSYDRALSNLDRRHKVTATAVWAPELEHGSRFERRLANGFTVAPILFVTSGRPYSFLVEGGTTLAGGRASLNGSGGATYLPSVGRNTLRLPTEATLDLRLARAIPLHEGATLRLTAEGFNLFNHRNVTSVTQRAFIVGTTVNGVTPLVFQDAAAIAAEGLTTRPFGTETGSGTDLTRARRLQGGLRFEW, encoded by the coding sequence TTGTCCTGTCTGTGGCCGCGCTCCTGTGCTGCCGGAATCGTCGCTGTCGCCGCTGCCGCGGTGTTGTTCGCGCCCGCCGGTGCGCGGTCGCAGGCGCTGACCACCGGCGCTGTGGGTGGCGTTCTGCGCGATGCTGCAGGCGTGGCTCTACCGGGAGTGCGGCTCACGATGCGTCTGGGACGGTTGCCCGAGCGCACCGTCGAAACCGATGCTCTCGGTGAGTTTCGCATCGACGATCTGCAACCCGGCGAATACGAGATCCGCTGCGAGCGGGACGGCTTCGCTTCGCTCCGTGTGCCGCTGGTGCGCGTGGCGGCGGGCCAGGCGGTGCGGCTGGCACTGACCATGGTGGTTGGTTCGGCGCAGAGCCTCACGGTGCGCGCGTCGGAGGCGGAGCGGCCGTCGCTGGTCGACTCTCCGCTGAATGCAAGCCTGTTGCCACAGGAGCTCATCGCTCTGCCGATCGACGGTCGCCGCTTCCAGGATTTCGCGCTACTGACGCCGCTGACGAACCTTGGTGACGACAGCGGTGCCTTTGCGGTCAACCCTTCGGGCGGTTCATCGATGAGTGGAGATCGAGGCGAAGACGCAACCGGGACCATCCTGGACACCGATACGGGTGACAGTTCAGCCGAGACAGTGCAGACAACGACGCGCAGCTCCGATCCTTCCCAGGCGAGCTTCACGCTGGACGGGTTCACGGCCAACCGCAGCTACGACGGCGCTCCACGAGGCGGTGCGGCGATCCCGTTCAACGTGCCTCTGGAGGCGGTGCGCGAGTTCCAGGTGCGCTCCATCGGCGAGGGCTCGCCGCTGGGCCGCGATGCCGCAGGATCGGTGAACGCGGTAACGCGCCGCGCCGGTGAGGACTTGCATGGGAGCGCGTTCTTCCTCCTGCGGCACAGCGCGGCCGACGCTACGGATCCGTTTGCGATTGCCACGCACTACAACGGCGGTGCCCCGTTCAGCGAGATCGTGAAGCCCCGCGACCAGCGCGAGCAGTTTGGCGGTTCCATCGGCAGCCGCCTTCCGCACACGGCGAATCGCGTGTACGCGTTCGGCGCGGCGGAGGGCCAGTTGCGCAGCTTTCCGGGCATCAGCTCGCCAGACAACCCCGCGTTCTACACACTGACGGCGGTGCAGACGGCGCTCCTGGCCAACCGAGGCGTGACCGCGGCAGAAACAGCGCGCGGCCTCGGGTTCCTGGATTCGCTCACGGGAGAAGTGCCGCGGCGGAGCTCTACGTTAGCGCTGACGCCGCGGCTGGACATTGTCACTTCCCCGAAGAGTTCCTTGCTGCTGACCTACACCGGGGCGCGCCACGATGCACCATCGGGCGCGCGCGGTGGTGCCGTGGTGGCGCAGTCGCGGGATAACTTCTCAACCCTGCACATCGCCGCAGACACGTTGCGCGCGACCGAAAGCGTGGGCCTGGGCGCTCGTTGGGTGGTTGAAACTGGCATGGCGATATCGCGCGACGCGACCACGGTTACGGAGGCGCCCACGCTGGCTGCCGAGCCGCAAACCGGACCTGCCGGATCGGTGCCGCAGGTGAGCATCGATCTGGGGAACGCGACCAGTGGCGGCGCATTCCGGTTCGGTCTGCCGGTGGCGGCTGAGAAGCGCCGTTTGCCCAACGAGGACCGCGCCGAGGCAGAGGTGAGCGTGACCTTCTCCGGTCGCGCACATAGCGTCACGCTGCAGGCTGCCGGCAGCCTGATCGACACCGCTGTCGACACCGGCGCGGCGACCACAGGGGCGTACCAGTATGGAAGCCGCAGCACGGGTGGGCGCGCGGGTGGGCTGGTCGACTTTCTCACCGACTTCACGTACAGCGCGACGAGCTACCCGAACGGTGGCTGCCCGTCGATCTATGCGACAACGCACCTGTTCTGCTTCCAGAGCTTTACGCAAGGCTTTGGCGCGGGCACATCGGTGCGGTTTCACACCGGCGAGGGCTCCGCGGGAGTGCACGATGTGTGGCGGCTAACGCCGCGCCTGCACGTCACGTTGGGAGCGCGGTACGAATACTTCCGCATGCCGCTGCCGCAGCACGCCAATGTGGCGCTCGATACTGTGTTTGGCAACCTGGGGCAGACGGGCTTTCTGCCCGGCGATCCCGGCAATCTGGCGCCACGGCTGGGCATTGCGTATGGCCTGCACGACCGCACGGTGGTGCGCGTGGGCTATGGGCTGCACTTCGGACGCGCGACGGGGCGGCTCTTGCAACAGGTGCTAACCAACACGGCGCAGGCAGCGTCGGTGTACAACCTGCGCGTGACGCCGACGACGGAGATCGAACCTGCGTGCAGTTCCGCGGGAACGAACTTCGGCTACCCGGCCACGTACACCTGCGGGAGCACCGGCCTTCCGGCCAAGACTTCGGCGGCGACGGTTCTGTCGCGGCGTTTTCAATTGCCAACGGTCGAGGACGGTGAAGTCACCGTCGAGCGGCAAATATCCCACGGCATCGTGGTGAGCGTGAGCTATGCGGCGGCGCTGTCGCATGAGTTGCCCAACTCGACCGATGTGAACCTGGCGCCGTCGCTGAGCGCGGGAAAGTTCGCGATCCAGCGTACGGACGCGGTCACGACGCCAGGGCTGCAGAACGGGGCGACGTTCGTGGTGCCGGTGTACACGTCGCGCATCTCGCCCGATTTCGGACCTGTGACGCTGGTGCGATCGAACGGCAATGCCGCGTACCAGGCGGGCGTGGTGCAGGTTTCGCGGGTGGCGGCGCGAGGTTTGACGGTTCGTGGAGCGTACACCTTCAGCAAATCGCTGGACAATCTACGCGTAACGGGATCGGCGGTGGATACCGACGCGCAGTTCGATCCGGTGGACCCCAGCTACGACCGCGCGCTCTCGAACCTGGACCGACGCCACAAGGTCACGGCGACAGCGGTGTGGGCTCCGGAACTGGAGCACGGGTCGCGCTTCGAGCGTCGGTTGGCGAACGGCTTCACAGTGGCGCCGATCCTGTTTGTCACCAGCGGCCGGCCGTACAGCTTTCTGGTCGAGGGTGGAACGACGCTGGCCGGCGGCCGCGCCAGCCTGAACGGATCGGGCGGAGCGACGTACCTGCCCAGCGTCGGCCGCAATACGCTGCGGCTGCCCACGGAGGCGACGCTGGACCTGCGGCTCGCACGGGCGATTCCGCTGCATGAAGGCGCGACGTTGCGGCTAACCGCGGAGGGTTTCAACCTGTTCAACCACCGCAACGTGACGAGCGTGACCCAGCGCGCCTTCATCGTGGGAACAACGGTAAATGGAGTGACGCCGCTGGTCTTTCAGGATGCGGCAGCGATCGCCGCCGAGGGCTTGACCACGCGTCCGTTTGGAACGGAAACGGGCAGCGGCACGGACCTGACACGGGCACGACGGCTGCAAGGCGGGCTGCGGTTTGAGTGGTGA